In the Peptoclostridium acidaminophilum DSM 3953 genome, one interval contains:
- a CDS encoding glycosyltransferase family 4 protein — protein MKIWITHGYFLTGTGSNLYVQNLSKQLCSMGHDVTLFCQDREFEKQKFIDSGYVFDANNEQAELIHTKVTPYEGKCTCFVPNIGKVLPVYVKDKYEGFDVHEIPQLSKSQLEYYIDCNAKALKSRLLHEKPDMIISNHVVMQPVYVKRALEGTEGIVNFNVVHGSALNFSVRKSELASSYAIEGLSVADGIVFLTEHSMREFGDYFDERATLTGRRILIPAGVDIERFVPLEKGQSKGERIKSLLGNIESAGGVCMNAEDYEKNRIVSGLIKDSTASQLSEHKAELMEKGDRKCIDADITQKLVGIDWENENIVLFYGKYLWTKGIHNIILALPLVLKENPDTRIIIVGYGTSRGYLESVVDALDSGDPQKLEYLLKHPNEFQSHVEQGTEIYSKWIVDMLEDGELSKEYMDIAKGNVSDKVILTGFMDHELLKDMIPCADVAIAPSIFPEAFGLVGVEALACGVIPLQTYHSGFKYVVDTYSELFELDERLKKLDKLWLREDLVSNIALNINTVFEAYRIGGQDLIDRVRRDARKICTDNYSWASVAERFVSEAKAKNEAVNVR, from the coding sequence ATGAAAATATGGATAACACACGGTTATTTTTTGACTGGAACAGGAAGCAATCTATATGTACAGAACTTATCAAAGCAACTTTGTTCAATGGGGCACGATGTGACGCTGTTTTGCCAGGATAGGGAATTTGAAAAGCAGAAATTCATAGATTCGGGATATGTATTTGACGCGAATAATGAACAAGCAGAGTTGATCCATACAAAAGTAACCCCCTATGAAGGCAAGTGCACATGTTTTGTGCCAAATATAGGCAAGGTGCTTCCTGTGTATGTCAAGGACAAATATGAGGGATTTGATGTTCACGAGATTCCTCAGCTTTCAAAAAGTCAATTGGAATACTACATTGATTGCAATGCTAAGGCGCTGAAATCACGCCTTTTGCATGAGAAACCGGATATGATTATAAGCAATCATGTTGTAATGCAGCCAGTATATGTGAAGAGGGCTCTTGAAGGCACTGAAGGCATAGTAAATTTCAATGTGGTTCACGGAAGCGCATTGAATTTTTCGGTGAGAAAAAGCGAACTTGCATCAAGCTATGCGATAGAGGGACTGAGCGTGGCAGACGGCATAGTATTCCTGACAGAACATTCGATGCGCGAGTTTGGCGATTATTTTGATGAAAGGGCGACTCTTACAGGCAGACGGATTCTTATTCCAGCAGGCGTAGACATCGAAAGGTTCGTGCCTCTTGAAAAAGGACAGAGCAAGGGCGAGCGAATAAAAAGTCTGCTTGGAAACATAGAATCCGCAGGAGGAGTGTGCATGAATGCTGAGGATTATGAAAAAAACAGGATAGTATCCGGTTTGATAAAGGATTCCACGGCATCGCAGCTGAGTGAGCATAAGGCTGAGCTCATGGAAAAGGGCGATCGAAAGTGCATAGATGCGGATATAACGCAAAAGCTTGTGGGGATAGACTGGGAGAATGAAAACATAGTCCTATTCTACGGGAAATACTTATGGACAAAGGGCATTCACAACATTATACTAGCGCTGCCATTGGTGCTTAAGGAGAATCCAGATACCAGGATTATTATTGTGGGTTATGGAACATCAAGAGGATACCTAGAGTCTGTAGTAGATGCACTTGACAGCGGCGACCCGCAAAAGCTCGAGTATCTATTAAAGCACCCTAATGAATTTCAAAGTCATGTTGAGCAGGGAACCGAAATATACTCAAAATGGATTGTCGACATGCTCGAAGATGGTGAGCTTTCAAAGGAGTATATGGATATTGCCAAGGGCAATGTTTCAGACAAGGTTATTTTAACTGGTTTCATGGACCATGAACTTTTGAAGGATATGATACCTTGCGCCGATGTAGCCATAGCGCCGTCGATATTCCCCGAGGCATTCGGGCTAGTGGGCGTCGAAGCCTTAGCGTGCGGCGTGATCCCGCTACAGACATACCATTCGGGATTCAAATACGTTGTGGATACATACTCGGAGCTCTTCGAGCTTGATGAGAGGCTGAAAAAACTGGACAAGCTATGGCTCAGGGAAGACCTGGTTAGCAATATAGCGCTAAACATAAACACTGTATTTGAGGCTTATCGCATAGGCGGACAAGACCTGATTGACAGGGTGAGGAGAGATGCCAGAAAAATATGCACCGACAACTATTCGTGGGCTTCGGTTGCTGAACGCTTTGTGAGCGAAGCGAAGGCCAAGAACGAGGCTGTAAATGTGCGGTAA
- a CDS encoding DUF3048 domain-containing protein has protein sequence MMLIILAVIMLASFQGCVRKPVSDQVDNRVEEARPEETETEETKPDDTEVTLPEYKFTCPLDGIGIDEMPIRPVAVTIDNYRGARPQSGLDKADIVYEVPVEGGITRYLAMFFHGQADVIGPVRSARPYLIDISREWDAVYIHAGQSPQAQTYFKNTKVAHINEMFHSSGFWRDKSRKAPHNLYSSTDNLWREIEKLGLDKVSIPEGFEFRDEGEELSGAEAAELSLPYSYGKVGYSYDEQTETYKRFLNGNPYNDLASGVQLSAANVLVQQVAVRAFDSEGRLEVDLIGEGKAWLFSEGRVIEGTWRKDAVTERTRFYDETGVLMRLKTGQTWIQLVPSRVQISY, from the coding sequence ATGATGTTGATAATCCTGGCGGTAATTATGCTGGCCTCATTCCAAGGCTGTGTTCGTAAGCCTGTTTCGGACCAGGTGGATAACAGGGTGGAAGAAGCGAGACCCGAGGAGACTGAAACAGAAGAAACAAAGCCAGATGATACTGAAGTAACGTTGCCTGAATACAAGTTCACTTGTCCGCTGGACGGCATCGGAATTGATGAGATGCCTATAAGGCCTGTGGCCGTAACAATAGACAATTACAGGGGAGCCCGTCCGCAGTCTGGGCTTGACAAGGCCGATATTGTATACGAGGTCCCTGTAGAGGGCGGCATAACGCGCTATCTGGCAATGTTTTTCCATGGGCAGGCAGATGTCATAGGGCCGGTGCGCTCAGCAAGGCCGTACCTTATAGATATTTCCCGCGAGTGGGACGCGGTGTACATTCATGCCGGGCAAAGCCCTCAGGCCCAGACATATTTTAAAAATACAAAAGTGGCCCACATTAACGAGATGTTCCACTCTTCCGGATTCTGGCGCGACAAGTCCAGAAAAGCGCCCCACAATCTCTACAGCAGCACAGACAATCTTTGGCGGGAGATTGAAAAGCTTGGACTGGACAAAGTTTCTATTCCGGAAGGTTTCGAATTCAGGGATGAAGGGGAGGAGCTATCCGGTGCCGAGGCAGCGGAGCTGAGCCTACCTTACAGCTACGGCAAGGTAGGCTACAGCTACGATGAGCAGACAGAAACGTACAAGCGATTTTTAAACGGCAATCCTTATAACGATCTGGCTTCAGGCGTTCAGCTTTCGGCGGCTAACGTTCTGGTGCAGCAGGTTGCTGTGCGGGCCTTCGACAGCGAGGGGAGGCTTGAGGTCGATTTGATTGGAGAAGGCAAGGCCTGGCTGTTTTCAGAAGGGCGTGTGATTGAGGGGACCTGGCGAAAGGACGCTGTGACTGAGCGTACTCGTTTTTACGACGAAACAGGAGTGCTCATGCGATTGAAAACAGGGCAGACCTGGATACAGCTTGTGCCAAGCAGAGTCCAAATCAGTTATTAG
- a CDS encoding BCCT family transporter, whose translation MINKIEENGIMPDNVNKKNKSSALFWYAVCFTGIFSLWAVINPDSLTNTLWGWVYKYHDNFSWFTIAMPTFILLSCGALAFSKYGKIKLGKANEAPEFSTFSWMAMLFTAGIGVGLVNFGVAEPLIHYLYSPQGLPGGFDKVEAAKNALSLTMFNWGLPAWSIYTISGLVIGYFTYHRGAKFLPGTPIEEGFKDKKWGKPVGKVANIVAAGAASLTMAASIGLGVFQVKNGIKAVTGMDFTGVGSSIIILLVMFAIYTIAAVSPVQKGMKILGDINVYIAVAILAYVFLIGRTDFFMGTIFSTFKATFTSIVPISFENYAYLDKGWFKDWPNTTLIWWISWTPFLGIFIARISKGRTIREIVLASILVPTAFLIIWFSVFGGYGLFDAIVGNGEIVDYIQNNPDDVYLSFIMVLQQLPMFPVMGTLFIILILVFLSTSATSAVISLSMITSDGVENAPPVRTIIWSVITTMVAFANVVTGTLNGVKAVAVVIGIPYMFFLFLSMSGMVRQMRKDVREGRV comes from the coding sequence ATGATAAATAAAATTGAGGAAAACGGAATAATGCCTGATAATGTTAATAAAAAAAATAAATCGTCAGCACTGTTTTGGTATGCTGTATGCTTTACCGGAATATTTTCACTGTGGGCGGTTATCAATCCGGATTCATTAACAAATACGCTCTGGGGTTGGGTATACAAGTATCATGACAACTTCAGCTGGTTTACAATAGCGATGCCAACCTTCATACTGCTTTCATGCGGAGCTCTTGCATTTAGCAAATACGGTAAAATAAAGCTTGGAAAAGCTAATGAAGCACCTGAATTTTCCACTTTTTCATGGATGGCTATGCTTTTTACGGCCGGCATAGGTGTCGGGCTTGTTAACTTCGGGGTTGCTGAGCCTTTAATTCACTACCTTTATTCACCGCAAGGACTTCCAGGCGGATTTGACAAGGTTGAAGCCGCAAAAAATGCACTTTCACTGACTATGTTCAACTGGGGCCTCCCGGCATGGAGTATATATACAATTTCAGGACTGGTAATAGGATATTTCACATACCATCGTGGAGCAAAATTCTTGCCAGGTACTCCTATTGAAGAAGGTTTTAAAGATAAGAAATGGGGGAAACCGGTAGGCAAGGTTGCAAACATAGTAGCTGCAGGAGCTGCTTCGCTGACAATGGCCGCATCTATAGGTCTTGGTGTATTCCAGGTAAAAAACGGAATAAAAGCCGTTACAGGTATGGACTTCACAGGGGTAGGTTCATCTATTATAATACTTCTTGTTATGTTTGCAATATATACAATAGCTGCGGTTTCACCGGTACAAAAGGGCATGAAAATATTGGGTGATATTAACGTTTACATTGCTGTTGCAATACTTGCATATGTGTTTTTGATAGGCAGAACTGATTTCTTCATGGGAACTATATTTTCAACATTCAAAGCTACATTCACAAGTATTGTACCTATAAGTTTTGAAAATTATGCATATCTTGACAAAGGCTGGTTCAAGGATTGGCCTAATACCACTCTGATTTGGTGGATATCTTGGACTCCGTTCCTTGGAATATTCATAGCGAGAATTTCAAAGGGAAGAACGATAAGAGAGATAGTGTTGGCTTCGATATTAGTTCCGACTGCTTTCTTGATAATATGGTTCAGTGTGTTTGGAGGCTACGGACTGTTTGATGCAATAGTGGGCAATGGAGAAATAGTAGATTACATCCAAAACAACCCTGATGATGTGTATCTGTCGTTTATAATGGTTCTTCAGCAGCTTCCGATGTTCCCAGTAATGGGTACATTATTCATAATATTAATATTAGTGTTCCTATCTACATCGGCAACTAGTGCTGTAATATCTCTAAGCATGATAACTAGTGATGGTGTTGAAAATGCTCCACCAGTTAGAACAATAATTTGGTCTGTTATCACAACAATGGTTGCATTTGCAAACGTCGTAACTGGTACGCTTAATGGAGTAAAGGCAGTTGCGGTTGTAATAGGTATTCCGTATATGTTTTTCTTATTCTTGTCCATGTCTGGCATGGTTCGTCAGATGAGAAAAGATGTAAGGGAAGGAAGGGTGTAA
- a CDS encoding BCCT family transporter yields MDKVKVDKAVFFPSISLILSICGPIVIFPEAGGKIVTDIHHYLTFNLGFLNMWMGIAAFAAVLWLSFSRYGNIVFGEPGEKPEYSDFSWITMIFCTGIGAGLMYWGAIEWAYYYTAPPFGLQPGTWGAAEFAATYGIFHWGPIGWSFYALPALPLAYCYYIRKQSVFKISETLRQILGDRVDGPIGKIIDILFVFGATGASATSLGLSTPMIATCISSITGIPISLNLKLSILFIVTLIFSISAYLGLKKGIQVLSNLNVVLMLTVMCFIFAVGPTMFILKMGTTSVGLLLQNFFRMSTWMDPVNNSGFAENWTVFYWAWWIISSPLMGMFIARISRGRSVRNILTGAVVFGSMGCALMFVTIGNLGLDLQLRGQMDVIGTLNDAGPYLAIVGMLKTLKFSSLVILLFAVVATIFSATTFDSISYVLATATSESISENQEPERWNRLFWAFSLAIIPTTLILIDGPLSAIQTISIINVIPGIIIMVSMMVSFIKMVKADNHIM; encoded by the coding sequence ATGGATAAGGTAAAGGTTGATAAGGCTGTGTTTTTCCCATCTATAAGTTTGATTTTGTCAATATGCGGTCCGATTGTTATTTTTCCTGAAGCAGGAGGGAAAATAGTAACAGATATACATCACTACTTGACATTCAATCTTGGATTCTTGAACATGTGGATGGGTATAGCTGCTTTTGCTGCGGTTTTATGGCTGAGTTTTAGCAGATACGGCAATATTGTGTTTGGAGAACCTGGTGAAAAGCCTGAATACAGTGATTTTAGCTGGATAACAATGATATTTTGCACCGGTATCGGAGCAGGGCTAATGTACTGGGGAGCAATAGAGTGGGCGTATTACTACACAGCACCGCCCTTTGGCTTACAACCAGGAACATGGGGCGCGGCTGAATTTGCAGCAACATACGGGATTTTTCACTGGGGGCCAATAGGCTGGTCTTTTTATGCTCTGCCTGCCCTGCCTCTGGCATATTGCTATTATATAAGAAAGCAAAGCGTATTTAAAATCAGCGAAACACTGAGACAGATACTGGGCGATAGAGTGGACGGGCCTATAGGCAAAATAATTGACATACTGTTTGTTTTTGGCGCGACCGGAGCTTCGGCAACCAGCCTTGGACTCAGCACGCCTATGATTGCTACATGTATTAGCTCTATAACGGGAATACCAATAAGTCTGAACCTGAAGCTGTCAATACTTTTTATTGTCACCCTGATATTTTCCATAAGTGCCTATCTAGGCTTAAAGAAGGGAATACAGGTGCTAAGTAATCTGAATGTTGTTTTAATGCTGACGGTAATGTGTTTTATATTTGCCGTGGGACCAACTATGTTTATTTTAAAAATGGGTACTACAAGTGTCGGATTGCTGCTTCAGAATTTCTTCAGGATGAGTACCTGGATGGATCCCGTTAACAATTCGGGCTTTGCTGAAAACTGGACAGTATTCTACTGGGCTTGGTGGATAATATCATCTCCTCTTATGGGGATGTTTATTGCTAGAATTTCAAGGGGCAGAAGTGTTCGTAACATCTTGACGGGAGCGGTTGTATTCGGCAGCATGGGGTGCGCTCTTATGTTTGTAACAATCGGGAATCTCGGTCTTGATCTGCAGCTAAGAGGCCAAATGGATGTAATTGGCACTCTTAACGATGCAGGTCCCTATTTGGCCATTGTAGGGATGCTTAAAACGCTGAAATTCAGCAGTCTTGTGATTTTGCTGTTTGCAGTTGTGGCAACAATATTTTCCGCAACCACTTTCGATTCAATTTCATACGTATTGGCAACAGCAACATCAGAAAGCATATCAGAGAATCAGGAACCTGAAAGATGGAACAGGCTATTTTGGGCATTTTCTCTGGCTATCATACCTACAACCCTTATTCTAATTGACGGGCCTCTTTCAGCAATACAGACAATTTCAATAATAAATGTTATTCCCGGAATCATAATAATGGTTAGTATGATGGTGTCGTTCATCAAGATGGTGAAGGCCGACAATCATATTATGTAA
- a CDS encoding GH39 family glycosyl hydrolase: protein MNCKYEFVKYHNNLPFNAFVYQNADDSFKWHREIEMFFVLRGKVALSVKDKTYHLCAEDIVLINKNEMHKITSVDDGALIISLFINPYYYEAYYTNFSEIYFECNTLFDDANGEKYSFIRNKLSSIMVSLMCQHETYQFTMLSESLKLIEHLVKNFRKDDASVDVISDDYLHQRFIRILEYLNKHYDERITLSELAKKEYISVYYLSRLFKSQMNIGFNKYLNLLRLDKSMYDLVNTSKSILEIAIDSGFASAKAYRTVFKENYDMSPNEYRKQMSIVESSAAYEKVSLPIDSSALMLILQKYQSSKVEEFANKPKIVNVQIDTVTCTKKQWTSFEKILYFDFVYDGLNLNWQQNLEKIHNEIHFDYIRFSGIFSQGMYFYNSKEKLYNWFNVDNLLDFFVQKNIKPFLKLTYNEKDFSIRNWHSMLENFLHHCIERYGLSTIREWKFEFAHQDKSYSKMIELYTLSLDYFCDKFNKLNFGIEFVPSSNFHEEYFLINFKSKKLSFITVEMSEDMYREMSGFVRILLRTIKSNMALNTYFIKIESNSYFNDTCYKANKLIHDFLVEHSGFDTQVNFIDNLETTKLFHGGRGLLTYNGLKKPVYHAYYLLSKLKGNLISKGPFHYAVENDKSIVILFYNNLEKLDDILQSIDYYERGKDLAISKSTLFELKILIEKGKYKLKSYTLDRSNGSIFDEWLNMGKPEYFDTEDFNFIKSKEMLRLKSLLVSVEDSISLEFALPSDGVKLINLTKL, encoded by the coding sequence ATGAACTGCAAATATGAATTTGTCAAATATCACAATAACTTACCATTTAACGCTTTTGTCTACCAAAATGCAGATGATTCTTTTAAGTGGCATAGGGAAATTGAGATGTTTTTTGTTTTGAGGGGAAAAGTTGCACTCAGCGTAAAAGATAAGACTTATCACTTATGCGCTGAAGATATAGTGTTGATTAACAAGAACGAAATGCATAAAATAACCAGTGTTGATGATGGAGCTTTAATAATCTCATTATTCATAAATCCTTACTATTATGAAGCATATTACACTAACTTTTCTGAAATATATTTTGAATGCAACACACTTTTTGACGATGCTAACGGTGAAAAATACAGCTTTATTAGAAACAAGCTTTCAAGCATAATGGTAAGCCTTATGTGTCAACATGAGACATATCAGTTCACGATGCTTAGCGAATCCCTAAAACTAATAGAGCATCTAGTAAAGAATTTTAGAAAAGATGACGCCAGCGTTGATGTAATATCAGATGATTATCTTCATCAACGATTCATAAGAATTCTGGAATATTTAAATAAGCATTATGACGAAAGGATCACATTATCCGAGCTTGCAAAAAAAGAATATATAAGCGTTTACTATCTTTCACGTCTCTTCAAGAGTCAGATGAACATCGGATTCAACAAGTACCTTAACCTCCTGCGCCTCGACAAATCCATGTATGACCTTGTAAACACAAGCAAAAGCATACTTGAAATTGCCATTGACAGCGGCTTTGCATCTGCCAAGGCTTACCGCACGGTTTTCAAGGAAAACTACGACATGTCTCCAAATGAATATAGAAAGCAAATGTCAATTGTCGAGAGCTCAGCCGCTTATGAAAAAGTATCTCTTCCTATCGACTCTTCCGCCCTGATGCTCATTCTCCAGAAATATCAGAGCTCAAAGGTCGAGGAATTTGCAAACAAACCCAAAATAGTCAATGTTCAGATTGACACTGTCACCTGCACTAAAAAGCAATGGACATCATTCGAAAAAATACTATACTTCGATTTTGTTTATGACGGACTGAACTTGAATTGGCAGCAGAACCTCGAAAAAATTCACAACGAAATCCACTTTGACTACATCAGGTTCAGCGGCATATTTAGCCAGGGCATGTACTTTTACAATTCCAAGGAAAAATTGTACAATTGGTTCAACGTAGATAATCTACTTGATTTCTTTGTCCAAAAAAACATAAAACCGTTTCTCAAACTCACATACAATGAGAAGGATTTCAGCATACGAAACTGGCATTCCATGCTTGAAAATTTTCTTCATCACTGCATTGAAAGGTATGGCCTATCCACCATAAGAGAGTGGAAGTTTGAATTTGCACACCAGGACAAAAGCTATAGCAAGATGATAGAGCTTTATACGCTCAGCCTGGATTACTTCTGCGACAAATTCAACAAGTTGAATTTCGGGATAGAATTTGTTCCTTCGAGCAACTTTCACGAGGAATACTTCCTGATTAATTTCAAATCAAAAAAACTAAGCTTTATCACTGTCGAAATGTCAGAGGATATGTACAGGGAGATGTCGGGCTTTGTCAGAATACTCCTTAGAACCATAAAGAGCAACATGGCATTGAATACTTACTTTATAAAAATCGAAAGCAACAGTTACTTCAATGACACCTGCTACAAAGCCAACAAACTAATACACGATTTTCTGGTTGAGCACAGCGGATTCGACACCCAGGTCAATTTCATAGACAACCTTGAAACCACAAAACTATTCCATGGCGGAAGAGGCCTTTTGACTTACAACGGCCTTAAAAAACCCGTATATCATGCTTACTATCTGCTGAGCAAGCTCAAAGGCAATCTCATAAGCAAGGGCCCTTTTCACTACGCAGTAGAAAACGACAAAAGCATAGTCATTTTATTCTACAACAACCTGGAGAAACTGGACGACATACTGCAAAGCATCGATTACTACGAAAGAGGCAAGGACCTGGCGATCAGTAAAAGCACGCTGTTTGAGCTGAAAATACTCATTGAAAAGGGCAAATATAAATTGAAATCGTACACACTTGATAGGAGCAACGGCTCCATATTCGATGAATGGCTAAACATGGGAAAACCCGAGTACTTCGACACCGAGGATTTTAACTTCATAAAATCTAAAGAGATGTTAAGGCTCAAAAGCTTACTTGTCTCAGTTGAAGACAGCATTTCCCTGGAATTTGCGCTGCCTTCTGACGGAGTAAAGCTTATAAATTTAACAAAACTATAA
- the buk gene encoding butyrate kinase gives MGLDYKILTINPGSTSTKIAVFENESMLFDETLRHPEELLQKYEGILGQDKFRREAILNFLKEKGVDVSELDAVVGRGGMIKPLEGGTYTINEKMIKDLQCEAVHASNIAGLIAYDMSKEVGIPSFVVDPPVVDEMEDIAKISGFPGIERSSRFHALNQKAVARRIAMELGKLYEECNFVVAHVGGGITVGAHRSGRVIDVNNGLDGEGPFSPNRSGGFPVGDLVELCFSGDYTKEQIKGMIVGNSGLVGYLGVNDAREVEKMIDCGDEKAKLIYDAMAYQVAKEIGACAVVLSGNVDAIILTGGIAYSEKFTKAVRDRVEFIGQFIVYPGEDELRALAEGGLGVLRGETAPREY, from the coding sequence ATGGGATTGGATTACAAGATACTGACGATTAATCCAGGTTCAACATCAACAAAAATCGCAGTGTTTGAAAATGAGTCAATGTTGTTTGATGAGACGCTAAGACATCCTGAGGAGTTGCTTCAAAAATATGAAGGCATACTTGGTCAAGATAAGTTTAGAAGAGAGGCAATATTGAATTTTCTAAAGGAAAAGGGAGTAGACGTAAGTGAGTTGGATGCGGTCGTCGGAAGAGGGGGAATGATTAAGCCTCTTGAAGGCGGAACATACACCATTAACGAAAAAATGATAAAGGATTTGCAATGTGAAGCTGTGCATGCATCTAATATTGCAGGACTAATAGCTTATGACATGTCGAAGGAAGTAGGCATTCCTTCGTTTGTCGTGGATCCTCCTGTTGTGGATGAAATGGAGGATATAGCCAAGATTTCAGGATTTCCAGGGATTGAAAGAAGCAGCAGGTTCCACGCTCTTAATCAGAAAGCTGTTGCCAGAAGAATTGCAATGGAACTCGGGAAATTGTACGAGGAATGTAATTTTGTAGTAGCTCATGTAGGCGGCGGTATAACCGTAGGAGCACACAGGAGTGGACGCGTAATAGATGTAAACAATGGTCTTGATGGAGAAGGGCCTTTTTCTCCAAACAGGTCAGGCGGATTCCCAGTAGGGGACCTTGTGGAGCTTTGTTTTTCTGGAGATTACACAAAAGAGCAGATTAAAGGCATGATAGTCGGGAACAGCGGACTTGTAGGATATCTGGGAGTTAATGACGCAAGAGAAGTTGAGAAAATGATAGACTGCGGCGATGAAAAAGCTAAGCTCATATACGATGCCATGGCTTATCAGGTCGCAAAGGAAATAGGAGCTTGCGCTGTCGTGCTTTCCGGGAATGTAGATGCCATTATTTTGACGGGCGGAATAGCTTACTCTGAAAAGTTCACAAAGGCAGTAAGAGATAGAGTGGAATTTATTGGACAGTTTATAGTATACCCTGGAGAAGACGAGCTTCGTGCTCTTGCTGAAGGTGGTCTTGGTGTGCTAAGAGGAGAGACGGCCCCAAGGGAATACTAA
- a CDS encoding choline/carnitine O-acyltransferase has product MGKTYAYQDKLPSLPVPELSGTKTKLLEWIEPIVGKEQFEETRRIAEEFFAEGGDGQKLQEKLREWDGKINGSWLKPFWDDMYLKYRGYLPAGMNFCMLLSNEGYKEKYEKHELAGKAIRLIGELNHLIADEEYDADTIKGKPLCMSQYRNFFRSIRIPRIGKDEHKVSKPEKKNNHVVLLYKKNMYKISISDEDGNIFSSGEIARCIREIFNMETAEGENVGIFTTAQRDEAAQIYDELIMSKSNSDNLEVIEKALAVICIDEESKNSQEALENLLLSGDNKYFDKTIQIVVTNSGEIGVNGEHTGIDGSTFMTIVNYVSDGLKSEKAEEKSAGSGVKFEKLEWEIGEELKMKLTNLNAENRNVRKQYHLELCIFEDFGQDEIKKLKISPDAFFHIALQVAQYNIFGKMRSTYEPVAVRFFKEGRTECARASSTEKLDFIKTYFSGTESNEVLYGLMQKASDAHAVRIKECQNGNGVERHMYGLLKMHEMFGEELCIGKTPAIFETEGYKALRYDFISTSGIGNKNVKHSAFGPVVEDGFGIFYSLMNDSISINISSKSENKENAKSLMLEFVQALRDIREIALSSIQ; this is encoded by the coding sequence ATGGGAAAGACTTATGCATATCAAGACAAGCTGCCTTCTCTGCCTGTTCCGGAGTTGAGTGGGACAAAGACTAAGCTTTTGGAATGGATTGAGCCCATAGTTGGCAAAGAGCAGTTTGAAGAGACTAGAAGGATAGCAGAGGAATTTTTCGCGGAAGGCGGGGATGGTCAGAAGCTGCAGGAAAAGCTCAGAGAATGGGACGGAAAAATCAATGGAAGCTGGCTTAAGCCGTTCTGGGATGACATGTATTTAAAATATAGAGGTTATTTGCCTGCTGGAATGAACTTTTGCATGCTGCTTAGCAATGAAGGCTATAAAGAAAAATATGAAAAACACGAGCTGGCCGGAAAGGCTATCCGTCTGATAGGCGAGCTTAATCACTTGATTGCAGATGAAGAATACGATGCAGACACAATAAAAGGGAAGCCTCTTTGCATGAGCCAATACAGAAACTTTTTCAGGAGTATAAGAATACCAAGGATTGGGAAAGACGAGCACAAAGTGTCCAAGCCAGAAAAGAAGAACAACCATGTAGTGCTTCTGTATAAAAAGAACATGTACAAGATAAGTATATCAGATGAGGATGGAAATATTTTCTCTAGTGGCGAAATTGCAAGATGTATCCGAGAAATTTTCAACATGGAAACTGCTGAAGGCGAGAATGTAGGGATATTCACTACTGCGCAAAGAGACGAAGCGGCTCAAATTTATGATGAACTCATAATGTCAAAGAGCAATTCCGATAATCTAGAGGTTATTGAAAAGGCTCTGGCTGTTATTTGTATTGACGAGGAGAGCAAGAATTCACAGGAGGCCTTGGAAAATCTGCTGCTAAGCGGCGATAACAAGTATTTCGACAAGACAATACAGATTGTAGTTACTAATAGCGGTGAAATAGGCGTAAATGGCGAGCATACAGGTATAGACGGAAGCACATTCATGACCATTGTAAATTATGTAAGTGATGGATTGAAATCAGAAAAGGCGGAAGAAAAAAGTGCAGGGTCTGGAGTAAAGTTTGAAAAACTTGAATGGGAAATAGGCGAAGAGCTCAAAATGAAACTTACAAATCTGAATGCGGAAAATCGGAATGTAAGGAAGCAGTATCATCTTGAGCTGTGCATATTCGAAGATTTTGGACAGGATGAGATAAAGAAGCTGAAAATAAGCCCGGACGCTTTCTTCCATATAGCGCTCCAAGTCGCTCAATACAATATATTTGGAAAAATGAGAAGTACTTACGAGCCCGTAGCTGTTCGCTTCTTCAAGGAGGGGAGGACGGAGTGTGCCAGGGCGTCGAGCACAGAAAAACTGGATTTCATTAAGACTTATTTTAGCGGAACAGAGAGCAATGAAGTTCTATATGGCCTTATGCAAAAAGCCAGTGATGCCCATGCGGTTCGCATAAAGGAATGTCAAAATGGTAATGGAGTTGAAAGGCACATGTACGGCCTTTTGAAAATGCATGAAATGTTCGGTGAAGAGCTCTGTATCGGAAAAACACCTGCAATATTTGAAACTGAAGGATATAAAGCTCTTAGGTATGATTTCATATCAACCAGCGGAATAGGTAACAAGAATGTGAAACACAGCGCGTTTGGACCTGTTGTTGAAGACGGCTTCGGAATATTCTATTCTCTTATGAATGATTCAATATCGATAAATATATCTAGCAAATCAGAAAACAAAGAAAACGCCAAAAGCCTTATGCTGGAGTTTGTACAGGCGTTAAGAGATATAAGAGAAATAGCGTTAAGCAGTATACAATAA